Within the Pseudomonas sp. SL4(2022) genome, the region TTGGCGTGATGAAGGGAGATCAGGTGGTGCACATGGCTCCACCGGCCAATCGCGTCAGCAAGCTAATGCGTGATCTGCTGCAGTGGCTGGAAACAACCGATCAGCCCCCTCTGATTGCCAGTTGCGTCTTTCACTACGAGTTCGAATTTATCCACCCCTTTGCCGATGGCAATGGGCGTATGGGCAGGTTGTGGCAAACCTTGATCCTAAGCCGTTGGCAGCCAATGTTCGCGCATGTGCCGGTGGAAAGTCTGGTGCACGCGCATCAAGCCGAGTACTACGCGGCTATCAATGACAGCATCCAGCAAGCCGACAGCGCACCGTTTATTGTGTTTATGTTGAGCATGCTGCGTGATGCGATTCTTAGCGTGAGCCCCCAAGCCACGCCTCAAGTCACCCCCCCAAGTCGCTGAGCTGCTCAAACATGTGGTCGGCGAGGTCAGCCGTGAGAAGCTTCAAGCTGCGCTGGGCCTGGCTGACCGCAAGTCTTTCCGCGAGCGCTATCTGCGTCCGGCGCTGGATGCCGGACTGATTGCCATGACCCGGCCGGACAAGCCCAACAGTCGCCTGCAGTGTTATTGCCTGACGGAGCTGGGTAAGCAGGCTCAAGTGGCACCGGCATAACTTTATGCGTTGGTGCCTGATTGAGCGGCAGCTGGGGCAATTTCTCGTGGCTTAAAGCCTCTCTGAAACCAGTTTTGAGATCTTGGCGTTACTCGACCTTAAGCACCAGCTTGCCGAAGTTCTCGCCACTGAACAGCCTGAGCAAGGTTTCCGGGAAGGTGGTCAGGCCGCTGACGATGTCTTCCTTGGATTTGAGTTTGCCGCTGGCCAGCCAGCCGCCCATCTCCGCTGCTGCTTCGGCAAAACGCGGGGCGTAGGTCATCACCACCATGCCTTCCATGCGTGCGCTGTTGACCAGCAGATTGAGGTAGTTAGCCGGGCCTTTGACCGCCTGTTTGTTGTTGTACTGGCTGATCGCGCCACAGATCACCACACGTGCCTTGAAGGCCAAGCGGGTGAGCACGGCATCCAGAATGTCGCCGCCGACGTTATCGAAGTAGACATCCACGCCTTTCGGGCACTCGCGCTTGAGGCCGGCAATCAGGTCTTCGCTTTTGTAGTCGATGGCGCCATCGAAACCCAGCTCATCGATGAGGAACTTGCATTTGTCCGCGCCGCCAGCGATGCCGACCACACGGCAGCCCTTGAGCTTGGCGATCTGCCCGGCGACGCTGCCGACCGCGCCGGCTGCACCGGAAATTACCACCGTTTCACCGGCTTTCGGCGCGCCGACATCGAGTAAAGCGAAGTAGGCGGTCATGCCGGTCATGCCCAGTGCCGAGAGGTACAGCGGCAGCGGCGCGCGCTTGGGGTCGACCTTGTAGAACCCGCGCGGCTCGCCGAGAAAGTAGTCCTGCACGCCCAGCGCACCGTTGACGAAATCGCCCACGGCAAAGTCCGGGTGCTGCGAGGCCAGCACTTCACCCACGCCGAGGGCGCGCATCACTTCGCCAATGCCCACCGGCGGAATATACGACTTGGCATCATTCATCCAGCCGCGCATGGCCGGGTCCAGCGACAGGTAGGCGTTCTTCACCAGAATCTGGCCGGGGCCGGGTTCACCGACGCTGCTTTCGACATAGCTGAACGTCTCACGGCTGGGCAGGCCGACCGGGCGTTGGGCAAGCAGGAATTGGCGGTTGAGTGGGGCGGTCATGGCAGGTACTCACTGAACGGAAAGACTGTTGATAGCCCGTGCTGGCCAGTGGGGCAAGGTTTGCCCGTGGGCCGAATGCTTGTAAATCCATTCGAGTGATAGCCGTGCTGGGGTGTTAATCACTTATTTCGATGGGGCTATCACCAGCACTTTGATAGTGCTGCCTTGGGGCCGGGGAGCTGATTAGACTCAGCGCAGTTTTTAATCCTTGCGAGGACACGCAGATGAGCTTGAGCTTTTCCGGCCGGGTTGCCCTGGTCACCGGTGGTGCAGCGGGTATTGGTCGTGCCACGGCACTGGCATTCGCCAACGAAGGCCTGCAGGTGGTGGTGTCCGACGTTGATATCGACGGGGGCGAAGCGACTGTCGCGCTGATCCGCGAAGCGGGCGGCGATGCGCTGTTTGTCCGTTGCGACGTGACCCGCGATGCCGAGGTCAAAGTACTGATGGAGCGCACCTTGGGCGCCTACGGCCGCCTGGATTATGCCTTCAACAATGCCGGTATCGAGATCGAGAAGGGCAAGCTGGCCGAGGGCAGCGAAAGCGAGTTCGATGCCATTATGGGCGTCAACGTCAAAGGCGTGTGGCTGTGCATGAAGCACCAGATCCCGCTGCTGCTGGCCCAAGGCGGTGGTGCCATCGTCAATACCGCGTCGGTCGCCGGCTTGGGCGCGGCACCGAAAATGAGCATCTACAGCGCGTCCAAACACGCGGTGATCGGCCTGACCAAATCCGCTGCTGTTGAATACGCAAAGAAGAAAGTGCGGGTCAACGCCGTATGCCCGGCGGTGATCGACACTGACATGTTCCGCCGCGCCTATGAAGCCGACCCGAAGAAGGGCGAGTTCGCGGCCGCCATGCATCCAGTCGGGCGCATCGGTAAGGTCGAGGAAATCGCCACCGCCGTGCTGTATCTGTGCTGTGACAACGCAGCATTTACCACTGGTCACGCGCTGGCAGTGGACGGTGGGGCAACGGCAATCTGACGCTCAGCTGTCGCGATAAAAAAGGTGCCCTTGTGGCACCTTTTTACATATAGGCCTCCCAGGTCGGGCAATTGGCCGCTAAAGTCACTGCGAACGCCATCACGCTCTCGCCAGAATCGTCGCGCTGTCCCGATCCCGGAGTAAAACAATAATGACCGCTGATCCGTTACTGACCCTGTTTCTCCCCATTGCCCTGGGCATCATCATGCTTGGTCTGGGCTTGTCGCTGACCCTGGCGGATTTTGCTCGGGTGGTGAAATTCCCCAAACCGGTGCTGATCGGACTGGCGTGCCAGCTGTTGCTGCTGCCGCTGGTGTGTTTCTTCCTGGCCAAGGCCTTTGGTCTGGCCCCTGCGCTTGCTGTTGGTCTGATGCTGCTTGCGGCCTCGCCGGGCGGCACCACGGCCAATCTCTACAGCCATTTGGCCCATGGCGATGTGGCGCTGAATATCACCCTGACGGCGGTCAACTCGGTGATTGCGGTGCTGACCATGCCGCTGATCGTCAACCTGTCGTTGGCCTACTTTATGGAAGGTGATCAGGCCCTGCCGCTGCAGTTCACCAAGGTGGTGCAGGTGTTTGTCATCGTGCTCGGCCCTGTGGCCATCGGCATTTGGATACGCAGCCGTTTCCCCGGGTTTGCGGAACGGATGGAAAAGCCGGTGAAGATCATCTCCGCGCTGTTTCTGCTGATCATCATCATCCTGGCGGTGGTCAAGGATTGGCAGACGTTCGTTGACTACGCACCGCTGGTGGGCGGTGCGGCACTGGCGTTCAACTTGATCAGCCTGGCGGTGGGCTACTGGGTGCCGCGTTTGTGCAAGCTGAGCCTGCGCCAGTCGATTGCCATCGGCATGGAGATCGGCATTCACAACGGCACCCTGGCGATAGCCCTGGCCCTGAGCCCGATGCTGTTGAATAACGCCACCATGTCGATCCCGGCGGCGATCTACAGCATCATCATGTTCTTCACCGCCGCGGCTTTCGGCTGGTGGGTGAACATGGCGCATGGCAACCAACTCAAGGCCAGTGATTAGCGGACCTCTCAGCCCCCATAAGCCAAGTAAAGGCGTGTGGGGGCGGGCTTAACGCAACATCTGTTCGATGATGCGTTTCTCTTCCATCAGTTCGCGCTGCCGTGCGTCGATGCGCGAGGCCAATTGGAAGTTGT harbors:
- a CDS encoding Fic family protein codes for the protein MAYQPPFTLNGSILSLVAEIAQSVGRLSAQPEHANALRLRRINRIRTVQGSLAIEGNTLSEEQITAILDGKRIIAPPKDVQEARNALAVYELLEALQPASEQHLLEAHALLIKGLIDDAGHYRQGGVGVMKGDQVVHMAPPANRVSKLMRDLLQWLETTDQPPLIASCVFHYEFEFIHPFADGNGRMGRLWQTLILSRWQPMFAHVPVESLVHAHQAEYYAAINDSIQQADSAPFIVFMLSMLRDAILSVSPQATPQVTPPSR
- a CDS encoding Fic family protein, whose translation is MVGEVSREKLQAALGLADRKSFRERYLRPALDAGLIAMTRPDKPNSRLQCYCLTELGKQAQVAPA
- a CDS encoding NADP-dependent oxidoreductase; the encoded protein is MTAPLNRQFLLAQRPVGLPSRETFSYVESSVGEPGPGQILVKNAYLSLDPAMRGWMNDAKSYIPPVGIGEVMRALGVGEVLASQHPDFAVGDFVNGALGVQDYFLGEPRGFYKVDPKRAPLPLYLSALGMTGMTAYFALLDVGAPKAGETVVISGAAGAVGSVAGQIAKLKGCRVVGIAGGADKCKFLIDELGFDGAIDYKSEDLIAGLKRECPKGVDVYFDNVGGDILDAVLTRLAFKARVVICGAISQYNNKQAVKGPANYLNLLVNSARMEGMVVMTYAPRFAEAAAEMGGWLASGKLKSKEDIVSGLTTFPETLLRLFSGENFGKLVLKVE
- a CDS encoding SDR family oxidoreductase, producing the protein MSLSFSGRVALVTGGAAGIGRATALAFANEGLQVVVSDVDIDGGEATVALIREAGGDALFVRCDVTRDAEVKVLMERTLGAYGRLDYAFNNAGIEIEKGKLAEGSESEFDAIMGVNVKGVWLCMKHQIPLLLAQGGGAIVNTASVAGLGAAPKMSIYSASKHAVIGLTKSAAVEYAKKKVRVNAVCPAVIDTDMFRRAYEADPKKGEFAAAMHPVGRIGKVEEIATAVLYLCCDNAAFTTGHALAVDGGATAI
- a CDS encoding bile acid:sodium symporter family protein — translated: MTADPLLTLFLPIALGIIMLGLGLSLTLADFARVVKFPKPVLIGLACQLLLLPLVCFFLAKAFGLAPALAVGLMLLAASPGGTTANLYSHLAHGDVALNITLTAVNSVIAVLTMPLIVNLSLAYFMEGDQALPLQFTKVVQVFVIVLGPVAIGIWIRSRFPGFAERMEKPVKIISALFLLIIIILAVVKDWQTFVDYAPLVGGAALAFNLISLAVGYWVPRLCKLSLRQSIAIGMEIGIHNGTLAIALALSPMLLNNATMSIPAAIYSIIMFFTAAAFGWWVNMAHGNQLKASD